A stretch of the Gracilinanus agilis isolate LMUSP501 chromosome 4, AgileGrace, whole genome shotgun sequence genome encodes the following:
- the LOC123246635 gene encoding 60S ribosomal protein L7-like, giving the protein MAGTEEKKKLLSVPESLLKKRKAFAILKAKRLKKKMAIKKLRKIRRKVIHEKAKAYHKEYRQMYRSEIWLARMARKAGNYYVPAEPKLAFVIRIRGINGVSPKVRKVLQLLRLRQIFNGTFVKLNKASINMLRIVEPYIAWGYPNLKSVNDLIYKRGYGKIKKQRIALTDNALIAKSLGKYGIICMEDLIHEIYTVGKRFKAANNFLWPFKLSSPRGGMKKKTTHFVEGGDAGNREDQINRLIRRMNERSLL; this is encoded by the coding sequence ATGGCGggcacagaagaaaagaagaagctaCTATCTGTTCCAGAATCCCTTCTGAAAAAGCGAAAGGCCTTTGCAATACTGAAGGCCAAACGCTTGAAGAAGAAGATGGCTATAAAAAAGCTTCGAAAGATACGGAGAAAAGTAATCCATGAAAAAGCTAAAGCCTATCACAAGGAGTATAGACAGATGTACAGAAGTGAAATCTGGCTGGCTAGAATGGCACGCAAAGCTGGCAACTACTATGTACCTGCTGAACCCAAGTTGGCTTTTGTGATCAGAATCAGAGGGATCAATGGTGTTAGCCCAAAGGTCCGCAAAGTGTTGCAGCTTCTTCGTCTTCGCCAGATCTTCAATGGCACATTTGTTAAGCTTAACAAGGCTTCAATTAACATGCTGAGGATTGTGGAACCATATATTGCATGGGGTTACCCCAACCTGAAGTCTGTGAATGACTTGATTTACAAACGGGGTTATGGCAAGATCAAGAAACAGAGAATTGCCCTGACTGATAATGCCCTTATTGCAAAGTCTCTTGGTAAATATGGAATTATCTGCATGGAGGACTTGATCCATGAGATCTACACTGTTGGCAAGCGCTTCAAAGCCGCCAACAACTTCCTGTGGCCCTTCAAATTATCATCTCCACGGGGTGGAATGAAGAAAAAGACTACACATTTTGTGGAAGGTGGAGATGCTGGTAACAGGGAAGACCAGATCAACAGGCTTATTAGAAGAATGAACGAAAGGTCTCTACTATGA